The Triticum dicoccoides isolate Atlit2015 ecotype Zavitan chromosome 6A, WEW_v2.0, whole genome shotgun sequence genome has a window encoding:
- the LOC119316561 gene encoding cyclase-like protein 1, with protein MSEQQFPGTTITPHSPEFTESSVSARRSKSAAMAAAALTLLLLVLLPARHALATAAGDAHPGYAGAEADTCGAAPGGSPPSGGGAAGRRHGPALEEYGGGRIVDITHAYRPSMPAFAPGATVGPLVRLKASMEDGSEYNLSELRMECHMGTHVDAPGHMNQAHFAAGLDVDTLDLDVLNGPALLVDVPRHTNITAESMKSLNIPKGVRRVLFRTLNTDRGLMWKAAGDMSYVGFTEDGAQWLVDNTDIKLVGIDYISVAAFDHLISAHVAFFKNADIILVEALKLDNVKTGLYTLHCLPLRLVGSEGSPIRCILIK; from the exons ATGTCAGAGCAGCAGTTTCCTGGTACTACCATCACTCCCCACTCCCCAGAGTTCACGGAGTCCAGCGTGAGCGCTCGGCGCAGCAAATCGGCAGCCATGGCCGCAGCGGCTCTCACCCTCCTGCTGCTGGTGCTCCTCCCGGCGCGCCATGCTCTCGCCACGGCGGCCGGCGACGCGCACCCGGGCTACGCGGGCGCGGAGGCCGACACCTGCGGGGCGGCGCCCGGCGGCTCTCCCCCTTCCGGAGGAGGCGCGGCAGGCCGGCGCCACGGCCCGGCGCTGGAGGAGTACGGGGGCGGGCGCATCGTGGACATCACGCACGCGTACCGCCCCAGCATGCCGGCGTTCGCGCCCGGCGCGACGGTCGGCCCCCTCGTGCGCCTCAAGGCGTCCATGGAGGACGGGTCGGAGTACAACCTGTCGGAGCTCCGGATGGAGTGCCACATGGGCACCCACGTCGACGCGCCGGGCCACATGAACCaggcccacttcgccgccggcctCGACGTCGACACGCTCGACCTCGATGTCCTCAACG GTCCTGCCTTACTGGTCGATGTTCCAAGACACACAAATATAACAG CTGAATCCATGAAATCCCTAAATATACCGAAAGGTGTTCGTCGTGTTCTCTTCAGGACATTGAACACAGACAG GGGGCTCATGTGGAAGGCAGCTGGTGATATGAGTTATGTTGGATTTACAGAGGATGGTGCACAGTGGTTAGTTGACAACACGGACATCAAGCTAGTTG GGATTGACTATATATCAGTTGCTGCATTTGATCATTTGATCTCTGCCCATGTGGCCTTCTTCAAAAATGCG GATATCATCCTAGTCGAAGCCCTGAAACTAGACAACGTGAAGACTGGACTATACACGCTGCACTGCTTACCTCTGAGACTGGTTGGCTCTGAGGGCTCACCAATTAGGTGCATTCTTATCAAGTGA
- the LOC119316562 gene encoding cyclase-like protein 1 isoform X1 → MAGPPALTFLLLVLLLPAHQAIATAAGDAHGGPAAGGTAGRRHAPGLEEYGGGRIVDIAHVPPDAAAGPLVRLKESMENGSDYNLSELRMPCHMGTHVDAPGHMIQAHFAAGLDVDTLDLEVLNGPALLVDVPRHTNITAEAMESLNIPRGVRRVLFRTLNTDRGLMWKQGGDMSFVGFTEDGAQWLVDNTDIKLVGYHPSRSPETRQHQHWTIHAALLTSKTGWLRGFTNQVHSYQVITWRLLLPKAAMYRAHRCYTLANVLVHSPYP, encoded by the exons ATGGCGGGCCCGCCAGCTCTCACCTTCCTCCTGCTGGTCCTCCTCCTCCCGGCACACCAGGCTATCGCCACAGCAGCCGGCGACGCGCACGGCGGGCCGGCGGCCGGAGGCACGGCAGGCCGGCGCCATGCCccggggctggaggagtacggtggCGGGCGCATCGTGGACATCGCGCACGTgccgcccgacgcggcggcggggccCCTGGTGCGGCTCAAGGAGTCGATGGAGAACGGGTCGGACTACAACTTGTCGGAGCTCCGGATGCCCTGCCACATGGGCACCCACGTCGACGCGCCGGGGCACATGATCCAGGCCCACTTCGCCGCCGGTCTCGACGTCGACACGCTCGACCTGGAGGTCCTCAACG GTCCTGCCTTACTGGTCGATGTTCCAAGACACACAAATATAACAG CTGAAGCAATGGAATCCCTAAATATACCAAGAGGTGTTCGTCGAGTTCTCTTCAGGACATTGAACACAGACAG GGGGCTCATGTGGAAGCAAGGAGGTGATATGAGTTTTGTTGGATTTACGGAGGATGGTGCACAGTGGTTAGTTGACAACACCGACATCAAGCTTGTTG GATATCATCCCAGTCGAAGCCCTGAAACTAGACAACATCAACACTGGACTATACATGCTGCACTGCTTACCTCTAAGACTGGTTGGCTCCGAGGGTTCACCAATCAGGTGCATTCTTATCAAGTGATCACTTGGCGGCTGCTCTTGCCAAAGGCTGCAATGTATCGTGCCCACAGATGCTACACCCTAGCTAATGTCTTGGTGCACAGTCCATATCCGTAA
- the LOC119316560 gene encoding probable glycosyltransferase At5g03795, with protein sequence MAGRLAGAGASSPLPRALLLLAAVALFSISFLSLRSLRPAAAPSLPLDEPRRLRFSSPLPASRPSVYHSPEAFAAGYAEMERSFKVYIYPDGDPKTFYQTPRKLTGKYASEGYFFQNIRESRFRTEDPDKADLFFVPISPHKMRGKGTSYENMTMIVKDYVEGLISKYPYWNRTLGADHFFVACHDVGVRAFEGLPFMVKNSIRAVCSPSYNVDFIPHKDVALPQVLQPFALPEGGNDIENRTNLGFWAGHRNSKIRVILARVWENDTELAISNNRINRAIGELVYQKQFYRTKFCICPGGSQVNSARISDSIHYGCVPVILSDYYDLPFNDVLDWRKFAVVLKERDVYELKSILKSISQQEFVALHKSLVQVQKHFVWHSPPVPYDAFHMVMYELWLRHHVIKY encoded by the exons ATGgccggccgcctcgccggcgccggcgcttcCTCGCCCCTCccccgcgcgctcctcctcctcgccgcggtAGCCCTCTTCTCCATATCCTTCCTCTCCCTCCGCTCGCTCCGCCCCGCCGcggccccctccctccccctagATGAACCCCGCCGCCTCCGTTTCTCCTCCCCTCTGCCGGCGTCGCGCCCCTCGGTCTACCACTCGCCCGAGGCGTTCGCGGCGGGGTACGCGGAGATGGAGCGGAGCTTCAAGGTCTACATCTACCCGGACGGCGACCCCAAGACCTTCTACCAGACGCCCCGGAAGCTCACGGGCAAGTACGCCAGCGAGGGATACTTCTTCCAGAACATCCGGGAGAGCCGCTTTCGTACCGAAGACCCCGACAAGGCCGACCTCTTCTTCGTCCCCATCTCGCCCCACAAGATGCGCGGCAAG GGTACTTCATATGAAAATATGACAATGATAGTTAAGGATTATGTTGAAGGCTTGATAAGCAAGTACCCTTACTGGAACCGCACACTAGGAGCGGACCACTTCTTTGTCGCATGCCATGATGTAGGCGTGAGGGCGTTCGAAGGACTTCCGTTCATGGTGAAGAACTCTATTAGAGCTGTCTGCTCGCCAAGCTATAATGTTGACTTTATCCCTCATAAGGATGTTGCTCTGCCTCAAGTATTACAGCCATTTGCTCTACCTGAAGGAGGGAATGACATTGAAAACAG GACAAATCTTGGATTTTGGGCTGGTCATCGCAACTCGAAAATACGAGTTATTTTGGCACGAGTCTGGGAGAATGATACAGAACTTGCTATTAGCAATAATCGGATTAATAGAGCTATTGGAGAGCTAGTTTATCAGAAGCAGTTCTACCGTACTAAGTTCTGTATCTGCCCTGGTGGCTCTCAAGTTAATAGTGCTCGTATATCTGATTCAATACACTATGGCTGTGTCCCTG TTATTTTGTCGGACTACTATGATTTGCCTTTCAATGATGTTCTTGACTGGAGAAAGTTCGCGGTTGTACTTAAGGAGCGCGACGTATATGAACTAAAGAGTATCCTGAAATCTATATCACAGCAAGAATTTGTTGCATTGCACAAATCTTTAGTTCAG GTTCAGAAACACTTTGTATGGCACTCACCTCCTGTTCCTTATGATGCATTCCACATGGTTATGTATGAGCTGTGGCTGCGGCATCATGTGATCAAGTACTAA
- the LOC119316562 gene encoding cyclase-like protein 1 isoform X2: protein MAGPPALTFLLLVLLLPAHQAIATAAGDAHGGPAAGGTAGRRHAPGLEEYGGGRIVDIAHVPPDAAAGPLVRLKESMENGSDYNLSELRMPCHMGTHVDAPGHMIQAHFAAGLDVDTLDLEVLNGPALLVDVPRHTNITAEAMESLNIPRGVRRVLFRTLNTDRGLMWKQGGDMSFVGFTEDGAQWLVDNTDIKLVGIDYISVASFDHLITAHVAFLKNADIIPVEALKLDNINTGLYMLHCLPLRLVGSEGSPIRCILIK, encoded by the exons ATGGCGGGCCCGCCAGCTCTCACCTTCCTCCTGCTGGTCCTCCTCCTCCCGGCACACCAGGCTATCGCCACAGCAGCCGGCGACGCGCACGGCGGGCCGGCGGCCGGAGGCACGGCAGGCCGGCGCCATGCCccggggctggaggagtacggtggCGGGCGCATCGTGGACATCGCGCACGTgccgcccgacgcggcggcggggccCCTGGTGCGGCTCAAGGAGTCGATGGAGAACGGGTCGGACTACAACTTGTCGGAGCTCCGGATGCCCTGCCACATGGGCACCCACGTCGACGCGCCGGGGCACATGATCCAGGCCCACTTCGCCGCCGGTCTCGACGTCGACACGCTCGACCTGGAGGTCCTCAACG GTCCTGCCTTACTGGTCGATGTTCCAAGACACACAAATATAACAG CTGAAGCAATGGAATCCCTAAATATACCAAGAGGTGTTCGTCGAGTTCTCTTCAGGACATTGAACACAGACAG GGGGCTCATGTGGAAGCAAGGAGGTGATATGAGTTTTGTTGGATTTACGGAGGATGGTGCACAGTGGTTAGTTGACAACACCGACATCAAGCTTGTTG GGATTGACTATATATCAGTTGCTTCATTTGATCACTTGATCACTGCCCATGTGGCCTTCTTAAAAAATGCG GATATCATCCCAGTCGAAGCCCTGAAACTAGACAACATCAACACTGGACTATACATGCTGCACTGCTTACCTCTAAGACTGGTTGGCTCCGAGGGTTCACCAATCAGGTGCATTCTTATCAAGTGA